Below is a window of Podarcis muralis chromosome 5, rPodMur119.hap1.1, whole genome shotgun sequence DNA.
AAATATTAAGGAAATTACTAACCAACATACTACTGATTGTTCACTTAGAAAAGCCTTAAGTGGAAGGATTGGCATGCTAGCACTTACAAATTGGGCAAACAGGAGCTGCTGCATTAGACCACAATGCTTCCTGCCAGTGTATTTGGTTGGCAGGTATTTATTGGCACAGTGCACTGGGCAATTTTGTAGAGGacaaccttcttcttcttcttcttcttcttcttcttcttcttcttcttcttcttcttcttcttcttcttcttctcctccttctcctcctcctcctcctcctcctcctcctcctcctcctccttccccccacccccattcaggtTGTTTTGTGCCCTGTGAGCTCTTGGAATAAGCTCTTTTGATACACAAGTAGCCACCAGCTTGGTTTGCTGGCAGCATTTTAAACCCAACTTTGAATCATGGGAATTGAAAAGTACATAACACATATGGAGAATTTTTTGTGGCTGCAGGGCAGAAAAATTAAGAAGCCAGTACAATCTTTTCAGTATCCAATAGGTTTTATTAATGACAGTCTGGATTAAGGGTCACAGCATAACATACATGTTTAAAAGCATGAAGGGATGGTGATTCACTCAGGGGCCATCACTGATGCTAACACCCATCTGCAGAGGCTTTAAGGTTCACAGTCTCCTCTACACTTTTTCATAGCTCCACTTGGCGAGTCTCCAAAAGATGGGAGCCTTCATGAAACGGTCAGATTTCATGTAGGCAGAAATTTTCTCCAAAGCCTGCAAGGGAATAGTcattaaacagcaacaacacataGCAAGAGTCTAAACCTGACTCTGAAGAAAAACTGAAAATAGCTGTTTAGGATCCACAATGCTTcagaaatgttttcgcctggctgaaatgtgtgcttgaactctgctaatgcctcttgcttgcctgtaggggtgtacctaggggttgaccagtctgcccccaccccctggcaACTAACACAGctaactaattctggttttgtccccatgcTACTCCCTGCTTGAATTCCACAAAGGCAGCACTGAGACTAAAGCCACATGCACaatgtacatttaaagtgctatgatacccctttaaagagtcatggaattccccccaaagaattctgggagctgtagtcccttAAGTGTGCTGAGAGCTGTATTACAGAGTTCACAGAGTTGCCTGGGAAGAAGGAATGATTGCCGCACCACTCGGGGTTGTTGCTGTGGGAGACAAAGAGCAACTCAAggaattgcatttcctttgctatCAATATAAGAACAATTCCTACTGGAGATCAGTGCATACATCCCAGTAAATCTCACCTCAAAGCGGCTAAGGAAATCCTTCAGATTTGGGAACTCATCAAAGTACTTTGGCTCAAACATCAAGTGCTGATCCAATATGTCATATGCAAGAAAGTCTACATAGGTGATCTAGAAGATTACAAGAGGAATACATTGTAAATTGAGCCCCAGAACTAGAGAGACTTCTTTGTTTCTATAGAATTATACATAGTCCTTGTACCTTCTTTCCTGCAAACCACTTCTTGTCCCCCAAAAACCGGGAGAGCAGCTTCAGTTTTCCAGGTATCTGCTCCAGATACTCAGGCTTCAGCTTCTCCTGCAACCAGAAGTTCTTGAATTATTAGGTACACAGATTGATTTCCAGCTCAACTCTTGCGAAACCTTGGACTACTGACTCCCCAGTTATAgacttcctttctctctcatgcCTGCTTATTGGTTGTAACTTTACAGACTTTGTTCCACTCCCAGTCCCACAAGAGCAGAAAGAATTATTTGTCCAGCCTTACGTAAGTGCTATCTTTTGACCCGCTCACACACCATACTGATCCCCAAACAATTCTCAACATCTGCTAGATTCCTGATCAGTTCCAATTTGGGAAGGGAGGGATGCAAACCACAAAACTCACAAAATCTGGACTGTAGCAAACTTTGGCAAAGGCCATTCTCAGATCCATAATGTGGTTTTCAAGCATATCTATTCTGACCATTTCTTCTTCACTCTCACCACCTGTAGAAACACAACATACACAGAAGGTTAAGAGTGTACCTACTAACCAATTATTTGGCAAGAATATTATCAgtcacttaattaattaattaattgattgattttaaGCTGGCATCCAAAGAAACACTAGGGCCAAAAAGACTCACACATCTTGTGCTTGCGTGCAATGTATCTCATGATGGCGTTGCTTTGTGTGATCTTCGTCTCACCATCGATTAGATAAGGGAGCTAAGGAAAGGATAGGAAAGGTTAATGGTGCCTGTGCAGATGAAGCTTCATTACCTTCTCATCCTTGATGGACAACCTCCCATTTACTTAGGAGAAACAGCATCAACCGAAAGGCTTTCTAAGCTGAAATGGCTTCAAGAGAAGCCATTTCGCACTGCTGGGTGATAGTTTTCATATCCTAGGTGTAGTATAATTACTTAGGGCTGTCCAAGGATGGATGTGGTAATTTTGCACAGGATATCCCAGTGTTAAAAAACCAAAattaaaaccaaaaaaccaaaattaAAATCATAAGGGATGTCTTTTTCCTTTCTGGTCTAGCCTCTTCTTTTAACACTGCGCCTTCTTTCTTTTGACACTCAGCAGCTTCCAGTCTTTCTCAAGTTCCCCAAGTCCCACAGAATCTTTGAGGAAAGTCTTGCCCATTAAATGTATGGCATTTAAGGTGTGTGCTTCTTGTTTCATTGAATGGAGACTAGAGACAGGGCTGGAATAAGgtctttagaggccctaagcacttaaaagattttgatGCCTCCATGTAcctctaattcaaaatataacaataataaaccataaaataaaattatatttttcaaaataaaacaaaaccaacagtaagatggaaaataatgtttattttttacatttccactttatttatatCTGAAAATTTTTCTCctactttttctaattgcaaagtctttAATCAGATCCTCATAACTAATCTTGCAGaacacatctgcttctatacttGGTAGAGATAAGGCATCCAGCCTGTCTTCTTGTATAGTTGTTCTGCTGGGATTTTTGATAATCTTCAACTGAGAAAACGAACACTCAACTGAGCAATTTCTGACCACTAATGTTGAAAATctggcaatggaaaatttctgtggtgacccacttgatgccctaagcacatgcttattttgcttaatggttaatcctgccctggacacagagatgGTTGAGAGAatatgtgcagaaactagcctaagGCATAACGGTAAAATTTGCATTGCTCCACCCAGTTTTGCCTGTGGCCCTGCccagcactggcatgtggcccttggaaagttGCTCAGAACAGaacacagccctcttaaactagAGAACTGTGTGTGAAAATTTGGTTGCAGAATTTACAGGGCCTGGCTTCTCCCCCAGGCACACTTGAAAGGCcctggcctctggcttcctggcagccTTTGCTCCAGCAAGAAGCCAGGGACGCACTGAAGATCTCAACCTCCAGCCAATCCACTGCTTTAGATTCTGCTCACACACCGTCTTCATTTTCCACTGAGCTGTGACCTGTACTTGAAGCAGCAGTGCAGCAAGCCAGATGAGAAAGAGCCCAGGACTCTGGCCTGATTGCTCTCACTCATCTCAAAGAGGGAGCAGCAGGAGAATGACCCCACCATCCCCATCAAGGCACAACGACATGTTGCTGGGTTTTTCCCACAGTTGCTACATACATTTGGGAAGTCCAAGCCCAGCGTCTCCTTCGCATTAAGCCACTGACTTGCATCAAAATCAGGAGCTGTAAATACAGGTATGAAAAGTAAGTTTTCTCCTTCATAGCCAGATTCTCTTGTGTTTTTGGCTCCATTCCTAAGGGGGTTATCAGGCATGAATCCTAGCAATCTCATGCTGGGAGCCATAGTCCAAAACAGCcagtaccaggttggggaaggtcaTTCTAGCTGTAAAAACACAGGGCTGAATTGGCCACTGTCCAATATACAACCCATACTGCATACAACAGCAAGAGATCATCTGTTGCATTCCAACTCGCATCACTAAAACATTTCACGTGGTCTGCATTAAACACACATACAACCCTTGAATCCTTGAGGTTCACCAGGACATTTTGCATGTATAAAAGCCAGAAGGCATACTCAGAAACCcttaagtcaggcttcctcaacctcagctctCCATATgttttctggcctacaactcccatgatccctagctagcaggaccagtggtcagggatgatgggaattgtagtctcaaaacatctggagggccaaggttgaggcaGCCTGCCTTAAGTGATCTTGAGAGTACAAGGTTACTTGAGAACATAAAGGTCTTTCTGGCTCAGATCAAGGTCCTCCTAGCCCAGCTATCTTTGCAGGAATCCCACTACACTAAGTGGCCTCCAGAACTCGCAAGCTGCTGTCTACCTTCTGAAGATCAGAGTCAGCAGCTGCACCAGGATTTAATCTTACTCTTTTGTGAAAGTCAAATAAAAGGTGCAAGTtactaaattatatatatatatagccatcTATTTGCAAGTGTTCTTGGATGTTGTGTTCTCTGCTCTCCACCATTCCCACAGCTTAGATAATTCAAAGACactaagcaaataaaataaaataaaataaaataaaataaaataaaataaataaaataaaataaaataaggcaacTGGCAATAATCCTAACTGCTGATGGGATTCACTATTGCCTGCAAAGGGACAGCTCCTTACCATCTCCAGGTGCATATTGTTTGTCCTCAAACGCGGTCCCTGTGTATTCCAGAAGGAGTCGGATTGCATGGGCAAGCTGCAGGAAGGAAGAGACAAATATTTAGTGGCAGAATAATCACCAGTGGTGGAAAAAGCAGACAATTACCTCTGCTCCAGACTAGCAATGGCCCAAGGCAAAGGATACTGACATGTCTGCTGATATTTCACGGATGAAGATAGCACATGCTAACAAGGTTACTATTCAATAGCCTCCTCGCATTACTGAAGACCCTGTTGCATGTCAGTGGCTCTGATCAGACATGACataaaaccatggtttattgtgacaGGAAGGAGCCTACCCTCTTGGCTTGGGTGCTCCCCACTCCTTTTCAAGCATAGGCGCAAGCTCAAAAGCTTTCACTTCTCATTTTTtccttaattttaattatttcttaGCCACCTTTCATCAAGAAGATTCCAGCATAGTGTATAAAAGTGTGAATAAATCTGTTCCTGCAACATATGAAtagaatacaaaacaaacaaagaaagaaaacaagagggAAAGGTAGAAGCAGAGAACGAAGGCAGCTCCAACAAAAATATTGCCCCAAACGCCTGGGCATTACAGCGACTGCtccagaaaaagagaaaaatacagCATATTTTAATGACAGGAGAAATGGGGGTCAAGTGGTGGGGGGGCGGGCTCCTTATGGGAGGCACTTGCCTTCCCCCCCACTGCCACCCTGGCGCCAACTACGCTGGGCAAAAAGGAAGAGCTGAATGTGGCACTGAAAAATATTGCCATGTCATTGCCATGCAGAAAGCATTCCACATTCAGGGCACCATTACAGAAAAGGAGCTCTGTTCCAGAAGGTCCTTGGGGTagctggggtagctcagtcaggagagcatgagcctcttaataTCAAGGttggggttcgagccccacgcttggcaaaagattcctgctttgcagggggttggactagatggcccctcgtggtcccctccaactctacaattctatctttCTAGGATGTTAAGTGCCTTTCCAGGAGCTCTCCGGGCAGGGACAAGCTGGTACTTGAACAAAGATCTGGGGCCAGGGAGCAGGATGGGGCTGGGATGTGCTTTTTTGCACCTGCACAGAGCgcaggaagaagaggaaaggaaaaaagacgtGGCCAGCCTGCCTCCTTAGGACTCCAGAGACGCGGGTCTGCCGGAGGGAGGCGGCTGAATTTTTGGCAAGATGGAACTGGCTCCTTCTACTCCTGCACCACCATCACTGCTTTTCACTCTCGCTGATGACACCGTCACCCAACTGTTATCCAACCCTTTTTGGCACCGGATTGAAGAGGTAAGAGGGGAGGGAAGCGGCTCGGCGCCGGGATTGGCTGCTCAGCTTGCCCGTCGGGGCGTATCTCCGAGCTTCCCCGTGAAAATCAAGGGGGAAATCGCGGCCACAGGAAACGCGCTGACGATGCAATCCCGTCGCCCCCGCGCCAAAGCCGGAATTTCAGGGAACTCGAGGTCTGGCGCTGAGTCACGCCATCTCCGCGTGGGGCCTGATGCTGTCCACACGGGCTGGCAGCGACTCTCCGGGCTTTCAGGCCGGGACTCTCCCACAGGTGTCTGGAGACGGCGGCGATTGATCTTCAGCGTGCTAAATAGATGCTGGAGCTCCGGacgtttgattgattgattgattgtatttctATTATGCTTTTCAgccaaatgaatcccaaagcagcttgcatacaataaataacaataactcagtgccggatttacctataagctaaacaagctatagcttagggccccactctcttgcccccccccaaagaaactggatgtccatttacaaaatataagataaacaaataaaataaaacctacatacagcaacagtgttttgtgttgtgtaagctcctatttgttatgtgcaaatggctttagatacctattaggtccataaattaccaaatagcatatattcaacccaaaaaacagcgacaatttgttgttggcaaaggacaggtggacatataaagggccccattaccttcagtagcttaggggctcatcaaacctaaatccggccctgatagTAGAATATCCTTGTCTTTCCCCGAGTTGGGTGGCTTAGTAAGCGGGGAGAGGGTTGCAGCCTGAGCCTCTCGCCGGACTCCGGCAGCCCGTTTCCCTGTCTGTGATTTTTTGACTCCCAGGCAGAAGTCAACGGGCGAAGTTTTCTACTGCCGCTGCAGATGCGTCTTCGGAAAGCTGCACCTGTTGCACGTCTGCCTGCGAGGCACTCATAGAATAGACGTCCGCCCATCAGAAGCAGAGCGTGAGTTTTGGTACCAAGACCGGAGCTCTGCTGGCCAAAAGACACCCCCAGCCTGCCCCCCGCCAACCAAGGACCCCGACGTACCCCACGGATATCCCAGTAGCCCAGCGTCACCCCCATCTTCGTCCGGCGTCCCTGGCTGCTGTTGCTCGGCTCAGACAGAAGCAGGAACCCCGCTTTGGTGGAAAGGCTGAGCGCCGCTTTCAAACTTGCCCGGCGAGTTTCCGGGAGAAATGTGGATGGGCGACTCCCATTGCGAGCTCCGTATTACCGAGGTGGGCTCCGCCCCCAATCGCGCTCGTTTCCAGAGGCTTGCCTCGCCTCCCGGCCTTGGAGCCTTTCCTCCAACCTCGCCAGTCACTTCTGTTGTCCTCGCAGGGGCGTGGGactgccagctcctcctcctcctcctcctccagccccaaaCCCACTGAAAGCAAACGCTCCTCTTTAGATggttctcctgcagctttgcagATGCTGAGGATAATTTGCACAGCACAGACCTCTTTGCAAAGAAGACTTTTAGAAAGGTCAGAGACAGGGGCTGTGAAGATCTCCGAAAGAAACAGAACAAACTAGGTGAATTGAGAGGGATGCACAGGAGAGGAAAAAATATAACCCCATGTGTTTTGGGAGTGTTAAACTGTAGGACTGACCTTTCTAatctctggatccagcaagtgatGAAATCTAATCTTCTAATACCTGTaatagccaggctagcctccTGGACAGGTGTCAGAAGAGcaaaggaaggggctctgtgggAGACGGATAATGGGTGGAGCCCCTCCCTCaactccctttttttaaaaaagtttttatttatacttttcagtttATATGTTTCATTAGTTTCACAATCAatttaaaatttcaaaattttACTCTCCTCCttcttgttttaataaatttctgTGAGTTGTCCACCCTTCtttcatattctttttctttactgCTATAGCTTCCAGtacatggacgcgggtggcgctgtgggttaaaccacagagcctaggacttgctgatcagaaggtcggcggttcgaatccccgcatagtgcaagtagataaataggtctggcgggaaggtaaacggcgtttccgtgcactgctctggttcgccagaagcggcttagtcatgctggccacatgacccggaagctgtacgccggctcccctggccaataaagtgagatgagcgccacaaccccagagtcggttacaactggacctaatggtcaggggtccctttacctttatagcttcCAGCAGTGAGAGACATAATGGTGTTCTTACCTCTAATAAATTCTTGTATttatcccaggcataggcaaactcagccctccagatgttttgggattacaactcccatcatccctgaccactggtcctgttagctagggatggtgggagttgtagtcccaaaacatctagaggctTGAATTTGCCTATGCATGATTTATCCCATACTCCATCCCCTCCCTCAACTATTGGATAGCTAGAAAGACAGGGGCAGAGTTGAGAGGGCAGTGATGTGGCCCAGGTGTCAAAGCAACAAGCTGGGAGAAGGCAGAGCAATACTTGATTTCTGTTTGTGAATCCAtggctgtggctatggaagaagcGAGACCctattggggtgttaatgctgtgaactcctccatcATAGGATCAGgttgtacagggtgagtcctttaaaagaggccccatggatacagagtacacatgctccatggggcctcttttaaaagactcaccctgtatatatgtgtaaggcaaaggtaaaggacccctggatggttaagtccagtcaaagacgactatagagtgtggcgctcatctcgctttcagggcaagggagccagcatttgtccacagccagctttccaggtcatgtggccagcaggactaaaccgcttctggcacaacgaaaccagagcacacggaaacggtgtttaccttcctgccgcagcagtacctttttatctacttgcactggcgtgcttttgaacggctaggttggcaggagctggggcagaactACGGGAGcgtaccccatcgcggggattcaaactgctgaccttctgatcggcaagcccaagaggctcagtggtttagaccacagcaccacccgctgtgtaaataaactatatatcataaagacaccatggTCTCATTCCTGAAGGAAGCATGCACCCTGAAtatccctggaatcttgcaccattcAGGAATTGGAGGGGCTTGCAACAATATATTCCTAACCTCACATTACCATGCTGGGCTCCTTTAGGAGAAAGGATGGGATATGAATTTAAATTTATTAGTAATAAATATTAGTAAAaatacatacatttatttatggcatttgtATACCatattttcctccaaggagctgagggTAGCTTACATTTAATCCCTACCACAACCCTGTGTTACCACAGGTGAGGTTAAAAGTCAATTATGTATTGTGTGGGGAAAGGTAGATCTCTCACATAATACTGGAATGAGGGGTTGTCCAGTGAAGGATACTGGAGGCTTTGGGAAGGACAAAAGAAAAGACTATGTCACCTCATGCATAGTGAAACCAATGGCCGCcatcttgggtggctttaaaagaggattagacaaggaCATGGAGGAGAAGACTAGCCATGACAGCGacattctacctccactgtcagaggcagtgtatGCCCctgagttgctg
It encodes the following:
- the LOC114599170 gene encoding glutathione S-transferase Mu 1-like isoform X1, which codes for MGVTLGYWDIRGLAHAIRLLLEYTGTAFEDKQYAPGDAPDFDASQWLNAKETLGLDFPNLPYLIDGETKITQSNAIMRYIARKHKMCGESEEEMVRIDMLENHIMDLRMAFAKVCYSPDFEKLKPEYLEQIPGKLKLLSRFLGDKKWFAGKKITYVDFLAYDILDQHLMFEPKYFDEFPNLKDFLSRFEALEKISAYMKSDRFMKAPIFWRLAKWSYEKV
- the LOC114599170 gene encoding glutathione S-transferase Mu 1-like isoform X3, with the translated sequence MGVTLGYWDIRGLAHAIRLLLEYTGTAFEDKQYAPGDAPDFDASQWLNAKETLGLDFPNLPYLIDGETKITQSNAIMRYIARKHKMCGESEEEMVRIDMLENHIMDLRMAFAKVCYSPDFEKLKPEYLEQIPGKLKLLSRFLGDKKWFAGKKITYVDFLAYDILDQHLMFEPKYFDEFPNLKDFLSRFEALEKISAYMKSGRYLKTPIFLKNAKWGDKK